DNA sequence from the Candidatus Cloacimonadaceae bacterium genome:
GAAAGCCGGTGTGAGATCACCACTGCAGCGATACCCGGATAATTGGCATTGATCTGTTGCCAGAGCTTTTCCTCGTTTTCGGCGTCCAGACTTGCGGTAATATCATCCAGAATAAGCAATTGAGGTTGTTTGATCAGTGCACGGGCGATGGTAATCCTTTGTTTCTGACCTCCGGAAACGCCCAAACCGCGCTGTCCGACAAGAGTTTCGTCCTGATTGGGGAAAGCTGCGATCTCAGCTTCGAGCTGGGAGGTTTTGACCGCTTTGGAGTATTCAAACACGTCAGTTACATCCAGCGTGAAGCCGATGTTTTCACGAATGGTTCCGCTAAAGAGAACCGGCTCCTGAGGCACGTAGGCAACGATGTCCCTCAGGCTGGTAAGATCGATGCTTTGGTAGTCTATATCATTGATAAAGAGATGTCCCTGAGTAGGTTGAATCAATCCCATGATCAGGTTCGCGATCGTGGATTTTCCTGCACCGGTGGCGCCAAGGATAAGCAGCTTTTCACCTTTATCAAGGGTGAAGTCGCAATCGCTGATGACCTCTTCATTCTTGCCTGGATAGGAACATCCCACTTTGTTAAAGCGAAGATGGTCAAAGCCTTCCACCTTTCTGATCCCTGCCGACGATTGGTTGAAAGTAGGGAAGTCCTTCATTTCTTCGAGGCGGTCGATATTGACAAACGCCTGCCTGCCGGAAACAAATAGCTGCGGGAGATCTAATAGCGGATAGATAATCATGCTCAAGTAGCTGTAGAACAGGAAGAAAGTGCCAGCAGTGATATGTCCCTTCACTGCCATATATCCGCCAAAAAGGATCACTCCCACCAGCGCAATATAATCGATGTACTCATAGATCAGATGCAGGATGGCGTTCAGTTTCACCACGCTCATTTCGGTCTTGAAACGCTTTGCCAGCGCGACGTCGAAAAAGCGGTTATACTTCTCTTCGCTCACGAAAGCCTTGACGATGCGTATGCCGGAAAAGCTCATTTCGAGCTGACTGTTGATGGCGCTGATCGCTTGTTGATTGCGCTCAAAATTCTTATACAGGCGATCCGAGGTAAAATAGAAAACCACCATCATCAGCGGTAGCGGAGCGATCGAAAGTAGGGTCAGACGCGGATTGATGCTAAACATCACAATGAGGCTAAAGAGGATCAGACTGAATGAATTGACCGCGCGAAAGATCCCAGAGCAGAGAAACCAACTGATCTTGGGAAAATCGCTGAGATCGTCCGTGAGCCTTGTGACAACGTCGCCGGTGCGGTATTTCTGGAAAAAAGTGAAGTCCTTTTGAGTGACGAACCTGAAATAGAATATGCGCAGCCGATGCTCGAAACGAACGTTCATCCAACCTCTCAAAGCTGGATAGAAACCGGTCACAAGCTGCGCGATCCCGATGGCAAGGAAGAGCATGATCACGCGGTTCACGGCAGCCATTTGATCACCACGCAATTCAGGGACGAGAGTGGTCGTCCTTTGCAGGATGTCGATCAGCTTTCTGAAAACAATCGGATAGGCGATGGAAACCGCGGAACTGCCAAGCGTGAAGACAAGCATGAGCAAAACGAACCCCTTTTGCGTCATCCATTGCCTAAACACCCATTTGAGGTTCTTATTCAACCCGATTCTCCTTGCCAAGCATTTGCAGCTCAACCAGTTTGCGATACTCCATTGAAGAAAGCATCATAGCTTGGTGCGTACCGCGATCGATAATCTCGCCTTCGCTGAAAAAGAGTATCTCGTCGGCATCCAAAACCGAAGTGAGACGATGCGCCACCACGACCGCCGTAGCGTTTGCAAAGACCTTGTGCATGGTGCGTTGGATCTTGGCTTCGGTCTGCGGATCGATGGAAGCTGTGGCTTCGTCCATCACGATCAGTTCGGCGTCGAAAGCCAGCGCTCGGGCAAAGCTGATCAGTTGTTTCTCGCCCTGTGAGATGTTTTGTCCGCGTTCCGCGAGTTCGGTATGCAGTCCGTTGCCCTGGTTGCGGATAAAGTCGTCCATTTGCACGATGTTGATCGCTTCTTTGACTTTGGCTTCGGGAACAAGATCGTTATAGACTCTCACGTTTTCAAGGATGCTGCCCGGAAAGAGGAAAATATCCTGCAAAATTAGCCCGACCTTTTTGCGCCAGGCTCTGAAATCAGTTTCAGAGAGCGGAGTTCCGTCCACGAGAATTCTTCCCTTTTGGATGGGATAGAAGCCGCAGAGCAGGCTCACGGTGGTCGTCTTGCCACTGCCAGAAGCGCCTACCAGAGCAATCTTTCCACCTTTGGGGATGCAAAAGGAGACGTCTTTCAAAACCCATTCTTCGTCATTGTAGGCAAACCACACGTTTTCAAAAACGATCTCTTTTTCAAAGGAAGGAACGATCCTGCCGGTGAAAAGCTCATCCTCAGTCTCCAGTTCCGTCAGCTCCAATATGCGTTTCAGGGAAACAAAGGAACGTTGGATCTGCATCACGTTTTCGGATATGTGCAGCAGCGGCCAGATCATGCGATAGATGTATTGGATAAAGACGATCAAAGTGCCGATGGTCACCGCTCCGCTAATGATCTTTGGCGCGGAAAGCTTGATCACGACAACGATGAAGAGCACGTTGAAGATAAACATAAAAATGCTCTGAGAGCCATATTCCAAAAAGGAAGTGCGTCTTTCCAGCTTCATCTTGGCAGCCGAACAGCGCTCCAGATCAATGATGATCTTGTCCTGACGGTTCAAAGCCTGGATGATGGGCATGCCCTGAACGTAATCCGTAATCTTTGCGGTTATATCCGCGTAGCGCTCACGTATCTGCTTATAGAACTTTGAGATATATCGGATCAGATAATAGTATAAAACGATAGTGGCGATCACCGCAGGCAATATGAAGATCGTGATCCGCCACTCGCGCAAAAAGAGTACGATAAATACGCCAAAGAAGAAGATCACGTTGCCGATTATGCGGATGGAAAGCTCTGAAAACAGTACCTTTACGCGCTCGCTGTCGCTTTCAACGCGGGCAATCAATTCTCCCACCGGTTTGCGGTTGAACCACTGGATCGGCAGCTTGAGCAGATGGCTGAAGACTTTGGCTTTGAAATTGGTGATGACTTTGATTCCGAGCCGCGACAATAGCACGACCTGGAGATAGGAAAGCAAGCCCGATACGAGCACCACACCCATGAACAGGAAACCATAGTTGAACATCTGGTTCACGTTTCCCGAAGGGATGCTCTTGTCCACGATCATCGCCAGGATCAGCGGATCCACGAGCTGCAACGCCGAGGTCAACAACATGGCAAAGAGCCCGAAATAAAGCAATCCCCTGTCCTTTTTCACGTATGGATAAAGGAGCCGCAGGTAATATGCGAAGTTCTGTTTTGGTTCGGACATTTTTCTCCAAATGAAGGGCTTGGGGGTGGGGAATTCCGATTCCCCACAGCTTGGCAAACCAAAGCCGAATCGGAGTTCGGCTTCCCAATGCGCAAATTCGGCATCTCTTTAGGCTTGCCGACACACTGTATGCTGTCAAAAAAACAATGGTCGGGATGAGAGGATTCGAACCTCCGACCTCTCGGTCCCGAACCGAGCGCGCTAACCGGACTGCGCTACATCCCGACCGTGTTTGTTCAAACTTTGATGAGCCGTCTTTCTGTCAAGCTTATTCTTTGCTGATCGCTTTCAGAAGACGCTCTGCTTCCTCGGAAGTGATCTTTCCCGCTTCCAGCATTTCGAGGATTTTGATGCGGCTGCGCTCATTGACCAAGTCTTTTTCCTTGTCGCTCAGATCGCCGCCCAGATAGGGTTTGATCAAGGGTGAATCAAAGACCTTTTTGAAATAGTTCTTAAACATATCCTTTTCACCGTGGAAATGTTCCTGTAGCCGCTCTTTTTTAAATTCCGACGCCACCTTTTCCTTGAAGACTTTGATAATCTCCTGAAAACTCTCGCCGATCTCTTTACTAATCTTATCGACGTTGGAGACGACCTTGTCCTTGGTCTCATAGACATCAAATCCACTCACGGTTTCTTTCAACTTGCCGATGGCATCGATGATCGTGCTTTGGATCTTTTCTTCGTCAATGGATTTCACCGTCTTTTCAACGTAGGCACTGATGTTTTCCATCAATTTCATCACTTTTTCCTTGTCTTGGTCGGACATGGTGATGTTGATGCCATCCTTTAGCTGTGCGAGTTTCATCATCAGAAAGCTGAGGTTCATGTGTCCGTCCGAGCTCAGTTTGATCATGCCGTTTTCGGTAATGATCTCGATCTTGGTGTCTCCAGTTCCGCGGATCATGTGGAAACTGTCGTCATCGCGGGTGATTTGGATGTCGATCTTGCTCTTCAACGTTCCGAGCGCGGTTTTGGCATTTAGCTCAAAGTCAAAGTCTTCCGGCAGAACCAGATGCACGATTCCGTTTTCGTTTTCAAAACGGAAGTTTCCGCCTTCGACGGGTAAGGTCTCATAATAGATGACTCCGTTTTCGTTCTCGATCTCCACTGCTTTGAAGCAAGCGGCACGTAGTTTAACGGGGCCGTTTTCGGATTTGATGATGATTTGATCTCCGCTCATTGCTTCCGCGGAAAGGGGTCCGTTTTCCAGTTCGATATCCAAATCACCTTCGCAGTTATGCAATTTGACCGGACCGTTTTCACTTTCGATCTTCTTCTTGCCGTGGCAGTTATTGATCATCACCGGTCCGTTTTCGTTGCTGATCTCTAGATCAACGTCCAGGTTTTGAACGCTCAAGGGAAGGTTGTCGGTTTCCACGCTCAGTTTCACTCCCTTGGGGATCATCAGGCTGATCGAGGATTTCCCCAGGCTGAAAAACCCCTGTTCGAGCTCGGAAAGCTCATCTAATTCGATCTTGAGCTCGGTTTCATTGAATGAGGCGCTGACGTATTCCTCAAAGTCAAAATCTTCGGCGGGATCGACGAGATACAGATCTCCGGTTAGTTCCACTTTGTCCGTTTCGGACGGCAGGATCGAAAGCGGTGCCAGATAATTTCGGATCATCACTTTCTCGATGCCCACATAGTTGAATACGTGTCTGAGTTTCATGGCTTTCATTGTTTTCTCCTTGTTTCTATCATTGCGATTGCGTCCTCCACCTTGATGAAACCTTCCTCAAGGTCGCATAGTATATCTTCGTATCCGGTGGAGGCGGGGTTGTTTTTTCCAATGCGGCGGATGATCTCCACCAGTCTGTTTTTGACGGTTGGGTAGGAAATTTTCAGGCGCTTTTCCATCTCTTTGATGTTGCCCTGAACCAGGATAAATGTCTTCACGAACTCAAGCTGCTCAGGCCTCAAAAGCTCGGGCCAACCACGCTCAAATTCGCCATTATAGGACACAGCGCAAGCCCGGCAGTGATATTCCTTCACGACCAAAGCACCGTGACACAACGGACAATTTAAAATATCCATATTCATCTCCTTGACATTTTCAATGCCATGATTGAATATCTTAAGAATCTGTCAAGAGAAATCTTCAGAATATCAAGATTACAAGATTTGATCTCGACAATGCAGCGATTAGCTGCAAGCGGTGCAGTTCTCAACTCTTCAAACAAGTTCCCTGCTCATGCCTGCATTAAGTCATTTTTTGGCTGTCAAAGTCTGGAGTTGGCAGACA
Encoded proteins:
- a CDS encoding ABC transporter ATP-binding protein; this translates as MNKNLKWVFRQWMTQKGFVLLMLVFTLGSSAVSIAYPIVFRKLIDILQRTTTLVPELRGDQMAAVNRVIMLFLAIGIAQLVTGFYPALRGWMNVRFEHRLRIFYFRFVTQKDFTFFQKYRTGDVVTRLTDDLSDFPKISWFLCSGIFRAVNSFSLILFSLIVMFSINPRLTLLSIAPLPLMMVVFYFTSDRLYKNFERNQQAISAINSQLEMSFSGIRIVKAFVSEEKYNRFFDVALAKRFKTEMSVVKLNAILHLIYEYIDYIALVGVILFGGYMAVKGHITAGTFFLFYSYLSMIIYPLLDLPQLFVSGRQAFVNIDRLEEMKDFPTFNQSSAGIRKVEGFDHLRFNKVGCSYPGKNEEVISDCDFTLDKGEKLLILGATGAGKSTIANLIMGLIQPTQGHLFINDIDYQSIDLTSLRDIVAYVPQEPVLFSGTIRENIGFTLDVTDVFEYSKAVKTSQLEAEIAAFPNQDETLVGQRGLGVSGGQKQRITIARALIKQPQLLILDDITASLDAENEEKLWQQINANYPGIAAVVISHRLSTLRYVDQVLFIDYNGFCHKGTHEELVFSNKEYHDFLHEHLRES
- a CDS encoding ABC transporter ATP-binding protein, with translation MSEPKQNFAYYLRLLYPYVKKDRGLLYFGLFAMLLTSALQLVDPLILAMIVDKSIPSGNVNQMFNYGFLFMGVVLVSGLLSYLQVVLLSRLGIKVITNFKAKVFSHLLKLPIQWFNRKPVGELIARVESDSERVKVLFSELSIRIIGNVIFFFGVFIVLFLREWRITIFILPAVIATIVLYYYLIRYISKFYKQIRERYADITAKITDYVQGMPIIQALNRQDKIIIDLERCSAAKMKLERRTSFLEYGSQSIFMFIFNVLFIVVVIKLSAPKIISGAVTIGTLIVFIQYIYRMIWPLLHISENVMQIQRSFVSLKRILELTELETEDELFTGRIVPSFEKEIVFENVWFAYNDEEWVLKDVSFCIPKGGKIALVGASGSGKTTTVSLLCGFYPIQKGRILVDGTPLSETDFRAWRKKVGLILQDIFLFPGSILENVRVYNDLVPEAKVKEAINIVQMDDFIRNQGNGLHTELAERGQNISQGEKQLISFARALAFDAELIVMDEATASIDPQTEAKIQRTMHKVFANATAVVVAHRLTSVLDADEILFFSEGEIIDRGTHQAMMLSSMEYRKLVELQMLGKENRVE
- a CDS encoding DUF4097 family beta strand repeat-containing protein — its product is MKAMKLRHVFNYVGIEKVMIRNYLAPLSILPSETDKVELTGDLYLVDPAEDFDFEEYVSASFNETELKIELDELSELEQGFFSLGKSSISLMIPKGVKLSVETDNLPLSVQNLDVDLEISNENGPVMINNCHGKKKIESENGPVKLHNCEGDLDIELENGPLSAEAMSGDQIIIKSENGPVKLRAACFKAVEIENENGVIYYETLPVEGGNFRFENENGIVHLVLPEDFDFELNAKTALGTLKSKIDIQITRDDDSFHMIRGTGDTKIEIITENGMIKLSSDGHMNLSFLMMKLAQLKDGINITMSDQDKEKVMKLMENISAYVEKTVKSIDEEKIQSTIIDAIGKLKETVSGFDVYETKDKVVSNVDKISKEIGESFQEIIKVFKEKVASEFKKERLQEHFHGEKDMFKNYFKKVFDSPLIKPYLGGDLSDKEKDLVNERSRIKILEMLEAGKITSEEAERLLKAISKE
- a CDS encoding DUF2089 family protein, translated to MDILNCPLCHGALVVKEYHCRACAVSYNGEFERGWPELLRPEQLEFVKTFILVQGNIKEMEKRLKISYPTVKNRLVEIIRRIGKNNPASTGYEDILCDLEEGFIKVEDAIAMIETRRKQ